A stretch of Exiguobacterium sp. BMC-KP DNA encodes these proteins:
- a CDS encoding SH3 domain-containing protein — protein MNTTSISKPLKVFASLLIVFSIILSSLPIVNAATTKATTYRLSADTDLYDKTTSSRKRLLTIKTGTIVSSAYDAGSYKKVTYGGKTGYVASKYLVLYEKKQAISGQRYIVSTNTAIKNAARTTATTIGTLQNKDVYYTTQRVTDPYGKTWYRLNYAGKTGYVPSGATPVSYQNIKNETLRTTDTYTLRTYAGTGYPKIQSIPSGTNVEVVGKINEWYSVRYGKNSGYMHRDAFLQVSKQSVQTIPTARFLLKKSVEIKASASSTSKTIASLKTGDAYYTTTLATDSRGGTWHKIKKDGQTGYILANQGTSVNYESLTNMSFVTTAKTTIRSYAGSSYAGIKSIPAGAKPLVSGRIGTWYRVSYDGVTGYASAATFKTAAIVQKISGTRFAVTSSTDVLVAPEADAFKVATLQEGDIYYTTRLITLGSKKWYQITKDGKTGYIAYGSGEKVIYQADSVTMKTTNATGLKSYAGVSYASVKSIPSGTKVSVTGSINEWYRVTYEGKTGYVHQEDLNEYIVTSTISPARYVLNTSIDVKTTYQTDADTWKTLKNGDVYYTTRLVTNGHGQSWHRISVDGKTGYIRANQGNPISYSKISAHRYKTVQTTSLKSYAGPTYSEVSSLAKGTVVQVNGTIGTWTNVSVNGKTGYIDGSYLTPYTETKKISGARFLANENLIIRNSPLEEATTLTTLAKGNVYYTTSLITSHTNKQWHKVTINGKTGYVDTKASTSKIDYISKDSLYVRATSATPLRSYVGSSYQVVTTIPSNVVVNVTGQIGQWYKISYQGKSGYAYNGTLVTTSSKLNVYNSIATPYTFDTFISTQMKLNPSPQTDLYKNKMMYVSSMYVRFGGSEDPVNGTLATVSSTTPLNIRSGAATDSHIYGQFQPKQMIKVYQRIGDFYTTYPRVYTSSTGYWTLGWLNALESDVRNVADPLKVSRSSKEFFQFLDLSKTTGASAATLDKIISTKGIFGKCTTGSCGQAFIDAGTAYSVNEIYLISHALLETGNGTSTLANGVIWNGKMVYNMYGIGAVDSDPINGGARTAYEKGWFTPEAAIMGGAEFIGTQYIHHAYNQNTLYKMRWNPMNPGRHQYATDMGWAAKQTTRIYDLYQQMDSYTAVFDIPVFAR, from the coding sequence TTGAATACGACATCCATCTCGAAACCTTTGAAGGTGTTCGCGAGTCTTCTTATCGTGTTTAGCATCATCCTATCATCACTACCGATAGTGAACGCAGCGACGACGAAAGCAACGACTTATCGTCTATCAGCAGATACAGATCTGTATGATAAGACGACATCTTCACGGAAACGCTTGTTGACGATCAAGACCGGAACGATCGTTTCATCCGCATATGATGCTGGAAGCTACAAAAAAGTAACATATGGCGGAAAAACGGGATATGTCGCTTCAAAATATTTAGTGTTGTACGAGAAAAAGCAAGCGATCTCTGGACAACGCTATATCGTCTCTACAAATACGGCGATTAAAAATGCGGCACGCACGACAGCAACAACGATTGGCACCTTGCAAAATAAGGATGTGTATTATACGACACAGCGGGTTACCGATCCATACGGTAAGACATGGTATCGTCTGAATTACGCAGGGAAAACAGGATATGTCCCATCCGGCGCTACTCCTGTTTCGTATCAAAACATCAAGAACGAAACACTTCGAACGACTGATACCTATACATTACGCACCTATGCAGGGACGGGATATCCAAAAATTCAATCGATTCCATCTGGAACAAACGTTGAAGTAGTTGGAAAAATTAATGAATGGTATAGCGTTCGTTACGGAAAAAATAGTGGGTATATGCACCGTGACGCTTTTTTACAAGTCTCTAAACAAAGTGTCCAAACGATTCCTACTGCACGTTTTCTATTGAAGAAATCCGTTGAGATCAAAGCATCTGCCTCTTCAACGAGTAAAACGATTGCTTCTTTAAAAACAGGTGATGCGTATTACACGACGACACTTGCAACGGATTCACGTGGTGGCACGTGGCACAAAATCAAAAAAGACGGTCAAACCGGTTATATCTTAGCAAATCAAGGGACTAGCGTGAATTATGAAAGTCTGACGAACATGTCATTCGTCACAACAGCTAAAACGACGATTCGGTCGTATGCAGGCAGCTCGTATGCAGGGATCAAGTCGATCCCAGCCGGTGCAAAACCACTCGTCTCTGGTCGAATCGGTACATGGTATCGTGTCTCGTACGACGGTGTAACAGGATATGCGTCCGCTGCGACGTTTAAGACAGCAGCCATCGTCCAAAAGATTTCAGGTACACGCTTCGCAGTCACGTCCTCAACGGATGTTTTAGTCGCTCCTGAGGCAGATGCATTTAAAGTCGCTACACTTCAAGAAGGCGATATCTATTACACGACACGTCTCATCACACTTGGTTCTAAAAAATGGTATCAGATCACAAAAGACGGGAAGACAGGCTACATCGCGTATGGCAGTGGAGAAAAAGTCATCTATCAAGCTGATAGCGTGACGATGAAAACTACTAACGCTACAGGCTTGAAGTCTTATGCTGGCGTATCTTACGCTTCCGTCAAGTCCATCCCAAGCGGAACCAAGGTATCTGTAACAGGGTCCATCAATGAGTGGTACCGTGTGACGTATGAAGGAAAAACTGGATACGTTCATCAAGAGGATTTGAACGAATACATCGTAACGTCTACAATCTCACCAGCGCGTTATGTATTAAACACATCAATCGACGTCAAGACAACTTATCAGACCGATGCTGATACATGGAAAACGCTAAAGAATGGGGATGTCTATTACACGACGCGTCTTGTCACGAACGGTCACGGTCAGTCGTGGCATCGTATTTCAGTGGATGGGAAAACAGGATACATCCGAGCAAACCAAGGAAACCCGATTTCATACAGTAAGATTTCAGCCCATCGTTATAAAACGGTACAAACGACTTCTCTAAAGTCATACGCCGGTCCAACATACAGCGAAGTCTCATCGCTTGCGAAAGGAACAGTCGTACAAGTGAACGGTACGATTGGGACATGGACGAATGTGAGTGTTAATGGAAAAACAGGTTACATCGATGGATCCTATTTAACACCTTACACAGAAACGAAAAAGATTAGTGGTGCTCGTTTCCTCGCGAACGAGAATTTAATCATTCGAAATTCACCTTTAGAAGAAGCAACAACACTTACGACATTAGCTAAAGGAAATGTTTACTACACGACTTCACTCATTACATCGCATACGAATAAACAATGGCATAAAGTAACGATCAATGGAAAAACAGGTTATGTCGATACGAAGGCATCCACAAGTAAAATCGACTATATTTCGAAAGACTCGTTATATGTTCGCGCTACAAGTGCTACTCCACTTCGTTCGTATGTCGGAAGTTCATATCAAGTCGTGACGACGATTCCTTCGAACGTAGTCGTCAACGTCACTGGTCAAATCGGACAGTGGTATAAGATTTCCTATCAAGGTAAATCAGGCTATGCGTATAATGGAACACTTGTGACGACATCTTCAAAATTAAATGTCTACAACTCTATCGCGACGCCGTATACATTTGATACCTTCATCAGTACTCAAATGAAGTTAAATCCTTCACCACAAACGGATTTGTATAAAAACAAAATGATGTATGTCAGCTCGATGTATGTTCGGTTTGGTGGATCAGAAGATCCTGTCAACGGTACGCTAGCAACCGTTTCGTCAACGACGCCACTGAATATCCGTTCTGGTGCAGCAACGGATAGCCATATCTATGGACAATTCCAACCGAAACAGATGATTAAGGTCTATCAACGAATCGGTGATTTCTATACGACGTATCCGCGTGTTTATACCTCTTCCACAGGGTACTGGACACTTGGTTGGTTGAATGCACTCGAATCTGATGTCCGGAACGTAGCTGATCCGTTAAAGGTCAGTCGCTCTTCAAAGGAATTCTTCCAATTCCTTGATTTATCGAAGACGACAGGCGCTTCTGCTGCAACGTTAGATAAAATTATCAGTACAAAAGGTATCTTCGGGAAATGTACGACTGGAAGCTGTGGACAAGCATTCATCGATGCTGGAACAGCCTATTCAGTCAACGAAATCTACCTGATCTCTCACGCGCTTCTAGAGACGGGAAATGGAACGTCAACACTAGCAAATGGAGTCATATGGAATGGAAAAATGGTCTATAACATGTACGGAATCGGTGCTGTCGATTCGGATCCAATTAACGGTGGAGCAAGAACAGCCTATGAAAAAGGATGGTTTACACCGGAAGCAGCCATCATGGGTGGAGCCGAATTCATCGGAACCCAGTACATTCACCATGCATACAATCAAAACACACTCTATAAAATGCGCTGGAACCCAATGAATCCTGGTCGTCATCAATATGCGACAGACATGGGATGGGCAGCGAAGCAAACGACTCGAATTTATGATTTATATCAACAAATGGATAGCTATACGGCTGTCTTTGATATCCCAGTATTCGCTCGTTAA
- a CDS encoding universal stress protein: protein MTRGKLKLYIGSAPGVGKTYKMLADARILTLEGKDVVIGLIETHGRKETAEMVGQLEQVPLLEVVYKEKVFLEVNVDAIIARHPDIVLIDELAHTNAPGSERKKRYQDVAALLDAGINVYSAVNIQHFESLLFKVKEVTGVEVRERIPDPFLGEADEILLVDVTPQTLRERLEQGKIYKKEKIEQSLNSFFSLQNLASLRELSLRQVADEVDDQVYQSRLLIEKDPATLQERILVCIQLNDNARKLIYRGFRMASRLKAELYVLTILPAAENQLNAKQKEVLAMVRESGSLFGAEVLIRIQGERSIAQAITAAAKHHRITQIVIGQSARTRWQEIRRGSIINEIMRHVRGIDIQIVSDDLER from the coding sequence ATGACACGGGGAAAGCTGAAGCTTTATATCGGCTCAGCTCCTGGTGTCGGGAAAACGTATAAGATGCTTGCCGATGCGCGAATCCTGACTCTTGAAGGCAAGGATGTCGTCATCGGTCTGATTGAAACGCATGGTCGTAAAGAGACGGCGGAGATGGTCGGACAACTCGAACAAGTCCCTTTACTAGAGGTTGTCTATAAAGAGAAAGTGTTTCTTGAGGTGAACGTGGACGCGATCATTGCCCGTCACCCGGATATCGTTCTGATTGATGAACTGGCGCATACGAATGCGCCAGGATCCGAGCGAAAGAAACGCTATCAAGATGTTGCGGCACTACTTGACGCCGGTATCAATGTCTACTCGGCCGTCAACATTCAACATTTCGAGAGTCTACTCTTTAAGGTCAAAGAAGTGACGGGTGTCGAGGTTCGGGAGCGAATCCCGGATCCGTTTCTTGGTGAAGCCGATGAGATTCTACTCGTCGACGTTACGCCGCAAACGTTACGGGAACGACTCGAACAAGGAAAGATTTACAAGAAAGAAAAAATCGAACAGAGTTTAAATTCCTTCTTTTCGCTTCAGAATCTCGCAAGCTTACGCGAGTTATCGTTACGACAAGTCGCCGACGAAGTCGACGATCAAGTCTATCAATCACGCTTATTGATTGAAAAGGATCCAGCGACGTTACAAGAACGAATTCTCGTCTGTATCCAACTTAATGACAATGCCCGGAAGTTGATTTACCGAGGATTCCGAATGGCGAGTCGATTAAAAGCAGAACTGTATGTCTTGACGATTCTACCGGCAGCAGAGAATCAATTGAATGCGAAGCAAAAAGAAGTCTTAGCGATGGTACGTGAGAGTGGCTCCTTGTTTGGAGCAGAGGTATTGATTCGGATACAAGGAGAACGCTCGATTGCCCAAGCGATCACAGCTGCTGCTAAACATCATCGCATCACGCAAATCGTTATCGGTCAATCCGCGCGGACCCGGTGGCAGGAGATCCGGCGCGGATCGATCATCAATGAAATCATGCGTCATGTCCGTGGCATCGACATTCAAATCGTTTCCGATGACTTAGAACGCTAG
- the kdpC gene encoding K(+)-transporting ATPase subunit C, translated as MKQAIRVTIFVTALCGIIFPALLTLFGQLFVPDKAAGSLVQENGKFIGSELIAQPFTSKQYFHGRPSAVDQLAGSSAGDNLAASNPELGTKMAELQKQNQVDGASLLDDALVTSGSGFDPHISVDYALVQAKRIATARDLSRDEVRKLITKEAGTHDYVNVLRLNLALDRSKS; from the coding sequence ATGAAACAAGCCATTCGTGTGACGATTTTCGTCACGGCATTATGTGGGATTATCTTTCCCGCCTTATTGACGCTATTCGGTCAACTGTTTGTACCGGATAAAGCAGCCGGTTCGCTCGTACAGGAAAACGGAAAATTCATCGGATCGGAATTGATTGCCCAACCGTTCACGTCGAAACAGTATTTTCATGGACGTCCATCAGCGGTCGATCAATTAGCGGGGTCATCTGCTGGGGATAACCTAGCAGCATCGAACCCGGAGCTTGGCACGAAGATGGCGGAATTGCAGAAACAGAACCAAGTGGACGGCGCTTCGCTTCTGGACGATGCCCTCGTGACATCAGGTTCTGGCTTCGATCCGCATATCTCAGTCGATTATGCTTTGGTTCAGGCGAAGCGTATCGCAACCGCCCGCGATTTGTCGCGTGACGAGGTCCGGAAGTTAATCACGAAAGAAGCGGGGACACATGATTACGTCAACGTGTTACGTTTAAACTTAGCACTTGATCGGAGTAAGTCATGA
- the kdpB gene encoding potassium-transporting ATPase subunit KdpB yields the protein MERIMHPTPEEHQPNGQPDQQSKSAINGSIVRQATIDAFKKLNPVNMIKQPIMFVVWIGCLLAIGYTIFIDEMRGFNLTVSVILFLTVLFANFAESIAEGRGKAQADSLKASKADVMARKRVGQLIESVSSATLRKGDIVFVRTGEYVPGDGEIIKGLASIDESAITGESAPVIKEAGGDFSSVIGGTLVVSDEIEVRITSNPGESFLDQMIALVEGASRQKTPNELALSTLLTSLTLIFLLVVMTLPVFTHYLGFDLSGPILIALLVCLIPTTIGGLLSAIGIAGMDRVTRFNVIAMSGKAVEAAGDIQTIILDKTGTITFGNRMASEITPVGGRSAEQAFEGAIIASLADETPEGRSVLELAELRDMPVERQWLDGAEIIPFRAETRMSGLDLTDGRRVRKGAGQAIQEWVAEQGGVIPNDLQETIDSVSRLGGTPLVVAIDATILGVIYLKDTVKPGMRERFDRLREMGIKTIMCTGDNPLTAATIAREAGVDDFVAECKPEDKIRVIQQEQAAGHLVAMTGDGTNDAPALAQADVGLAMNSGTQAAKEAANMIDLDSNPTKIIEVVEIGKQLLMTRGALTTFSIANDVAKYFAIIPAMFMVAIPQMEALNIMRLDSPTTAILSALIFNAIIIPMLIPLAMKGVSYKPMTADQLLGRNLLIYGLGGVVVPFVGIKIIDVLLASII from the coding sequence ATGGAACGTATCATGCATCCGACGCCCGAGGAACACCAACCGAATGGGCAGCCGGATCAGCAATCGAAATCAGCAATCAACGGCTCGATTGTCCGCCAAGCGACAATCGATGCCTTTAAAAAATTAAATCCCGTCAATATGATTAAACAACCGATCATGTTCGTCGTCTGGATTGGTTGTTTACTCGCAATCGGTTACACGATCTTCATTGACGAGATGCGCGGCTTCAACTTGACGGTCAGCGTCATCCTCTTTTTGACGGTCTTGTTCGCGAACTTCGCGGAATCAATCGCCGAAGGACGTGGGAAAGCGCAAGCAGACTCTCTGAAAGCATCAAAAGCAGACGTCATGGCACGCAAACGTGTCGGACAATTGATTGAAAGTGTCTCGTCCGCGACGCTTCGTAAAGGGGATATCGTCTTTGTTCGAACAGGCGAATATGTACCAGGTGACGGTGAAATCATCAAAGGTCTTGCCTCGATCGATGAATCGGCAATCACGGGAGAATCCGCTCCGGTCATCAAGGAAGCAGGTGGGGACTTCTCATCTGTCATCGGTGGCACGCTCGTCGTTAGTGACGAAATTGAAGTCCGGATCACGAGTAACCCGGGAGAATCGTTCCTTGATCAAATGATTGCGCTCGTTGAAGGAGCGAGCCGTCAAAAGACACCAAATGAACTGGCGCTATCAACGCTGTTGACGAGTCTGACCTTGATTTTCTTACTGGTCGTCATGACGTTACCTGTCTTTACGCATTACCTTGGATTTGATTTATCGGGTCCGATTTTAATCGCTTTACTTGTCTGTCTGATTCCGACGACGATTGGTGGCTTGTTATCGGCAATCGGAATCGCTGGAATGGACCGCGTCACCCGTTTTAATGTCATCGCGATGAGCGGTAAGGCGGTCGAAGCAGCCGGGGATATCCAAACGATCATCTTAGATAAAACGGGAACGATCACGTTCGGGAACCGGATGGCGTCAGAGATCACGCCGGTCGGTGGACGCTCTGCCGAGCAGGCATTCGAAGGAGCGATCATCGCTTCGTTAGCCGATGAGACACCGGAAGGACGTTCCGTCTTGGAACTCGCAGAACTACGAGACATGCCAGTCGAACGTCAGTGGTTAGATGGAGCAGAAATCATCCCATTTCGCGCAGAAACACGGATGTCAGGTCTTGATTTAACGGACGGTCGCCGTGTTCGTAAAGGGGCGGGACAAGCGATTCAAGAGTGGGTTGCAGAACAAGGCGGAGTGATTCCAAATGACTTACAAGAGACAATCGATTCGGTCTCGCGTCTCGGTGGAACACCGCTTGTCGTCGCGATTGACGCAACAATCCTCGGGGTCATCTATTTGAAGGATACAGTCAAACCAGGAATGCGGGAACGGTTCGATCGACTCCGTGAAATGGGAATCAAGACGATCATGTGTACGGGAGATAACCCGTTGACGGCAGCAACGATCGCTCGAGAAGCAGGCGTTGATGATTTCGTTGCGGAATGTAAACCAGAAGATAAGATTCGTGTCATCCAGCAAGAACAAGCAGCCGGTCATCTCGTCGCAATGACAGGAGACGGTACGAATGATGCACCAGCGCTCGCTCAAGCCGACGTTGGTCTTGCGATGAACAGTGGGACACAGGCAGCAAAAGAAGCAGCAAACATGATTGACCTCGATTCGAATCCGACGAAAATCATCGAAGTCGTTGAAATCGGGAAACAGCTCTTGATGACACGGGGCGCCTTGACGACGTTCTCGATCGCAAACGATGTCGCAAAATACTTTGCGATCATCCCGGCGATGTTCATGGTCGCGATTCCGCAGATGGAAGCCCTCAACATCATGCGTCTTGATTCTCCGACGACAGCGATTCTATCTGCTTTGATTTTCAACGCGATCATCATTCCAATGTTGATCCCACTCGCGATGAAAGGTGTCTCGTACAAACCGATGACGGCCGATCAATTGCTTGGACGGAACTTACTCATTTACGGTCTTGGTGGTGTTGTTGTTCCATTCGTAGGCATTAAAATCATCGATGTCTTGCTTGCAAGCATCATCTAA